Proteins co-encoded in one Meiothermus sp. genomic window:
- a CDS encoding glycosyltransferase family 2 protein — translation MVSILEVLWYGVLAWLGLKLLVLLLNMLFFPVLKREKLRGPRPTVSLLVPARNEAHNLRETLPGLLLQGVQEILVLDDHSTDATAQVVEEYSRQDARVRLLAGLPKPEGWMGKTWACYQLAQAAQGEVLIFTDADVHWRKRGVRAVLARMERERAGLVSVYPRQMTHSLAERVILPLIDDVLLCYLPYPLLRTPFPLASAANGQVMAFTRLAYLASGGHAAVRGEVLEDVRLAQKTKAAGQRLALALGGGLVAVRMYRSFAEIVEGLGKNLIEFHGRSRVVLALSYMGHLLAYTLCWPLALFSPLWLWVGVLGLLERLLLGLKTRRAWWELVLVPMAPLLSTPIYLRSAQRKYTWKGREYSR, via the coding sequence ATGGTATCTATCCTCGAGGTGCTCTGGTATGGGGTGCTGGCCTGGCTGGGCCTCAAGCTTCTGGTACTGCTACTGAACATGCTCTTTTTCCCGGTTTTGAAGCGGGAGAAACTGCGCGGGCCGCGCCCCACGGTCTCGCTCTTGGTGCCGGCTCGCAACGAGGCCCACAACCTGCGGGAAACCCTGCCGGGCCTGCTGCTGCAGGGGGTGCAGGAAATTCTGGTGCTGGACGACCATTCCACCGACGCGACCGCCCAGGTGGTCGAGGAATATAGCCGCCAGGATGCCCGCGTGCGCTTGCTTGCGGGCCTGCCCAAACCCGAGGGCTGGATGGGCAAGACCTGGGCCTGCTACCAACTGGCCCAGGCGGCCCAGGGCGAGGTGCTCATCTTCACCGATGCCGATGTGCACTGGCGCAAGCGCGGGGTGCGGGCGGTGCTGGCCCGTATGGAGCGCGAGCGGGCCGGGCTGGTCTCGGTGTATCCGCGCCAGATGACCCACAGCCTGGCCGAACGGGTGATTCTGCCCCTGATTGACGATGTGCTCCTGTGCTACCTGCCCTACCCCCTCCTCCGAACCCCCTTTCCTTTGGCGTCGGCGGCCAACGGGCAGGTGATGGCCTTTACCCGGCTGGCCTATCTGGCCTCGGGGGGACACGCTGCGGTGCGGGGGGAGGTGCTGGAGGACGTGCGCCTGGCGCAAAAAACCAAGGCTGCGGGGCAGCGCCTGGCCCTGGCCCTGGGGGGCGGCCTGGTGGCGGTGCGGATGTACCGGAGTTTTGCCGAGATTGTGGAGGGCCTGGGCAAGAACCTGATCGAGTTTCACGGGCGCAGCCGGGTGGTTCTGGCCCTCTCGTACATGGGGCATCTGCTGGCCTATACCCTGTGCTGGCCGCTGGCCCTGTTCAGTCCGCTGTGGCTTTGGGTGGGGGTGCTGGGGCTTTTGGAGCGCCTGCTGCTGGGCCTCAAAACCAGGCGGGCGTGGTGGGAGTTGGTGCTGGTGCCGATGGCGCCCTTGCTCAGCACGCCCATCTATTTGCGCTCTGCACAACGAAAATATACCTGGAAAGGGCGAGAATATAGCCGATGA
- a CDS encoding NAD(P)/FAD-dependent oxidoreductase, whose protein sequence is MKAIVIGAGFAGLAAALRLRKAGLEVTVFEQFDQPGGKAIGWEGVPTGPTVLTLPEIPRRIFEAFGATLPELKPVSPLTRYTWPDGRVFAPELDLEATLSQLSVQEARHYRRLLQVARTMYEGARDTFIEGTPPHLAQLLRYALRDGLKAHPTRSLAALVQSGPYLTPFFLRFATYLGANPYRAPAVLHNIAWVELGLGVFHLAGGMRALADSLFRLALAQGVQFAFGHRVLQMQRLPGRVGALQTDQGWHRADLYISAADRHFTLKWLGLPLPGYALGVSGFALLLKLAEAVPLGHHIYFSSDYRAEWQMIAAGRWPQDPTLYLHTDGETAFLLVNAPPMGQTEPPEAEDYARLLLDKLARVHPLPIAAWRAMSPQDYSLTAYRGALYGRVPHGLLGALRPGWGVAGLRNFAQVGGTVHPGGGVPLSMLSGWNGAGWLLDRTLGGGGREP, encoded by the coding sequence ATGAAGGCCATTGTGATAGGAGCGGGTTTTGCGGGGCTGGCGGCGGCGCTGCGGCTAAGAAAGGCGGGCCTCGAGGTCACCGTCTTCGAGCAGTTTGACCAACCGGGTGGCAAGGCCATCGGCTGGGAAGGGGTGCCCACCGGCCCCACTGTCCTCACCCTGCCCGAGATTCCCCGCCGCATCTTCGAAGCGTTTGGGGCTACACTGCCCGAACTTAAGCCGGTCTCGCCCCTCACCCGCTACACCTGGCCCGACGGGCGGGTGTTCGCGCCCGAACTGGATCTGGAGGCCACCCTAAGCCAACTCTCGGTGCAGGAAGCCCGGCATTACCGGCGCTTGCTGCAGGTGGCCCGCACGATGTACGAAGGGGCCCGGGACACCTTCATCGAAGGGACTCCCCCGCACCTGGCCCAACTGCTGCGCTACGCCCTGCGCGACGGCCTGAAGGCCCACCCCACCCGCTCGCTGGCGGCCCTGGTGCAGTCCGGCCCCTACCTGACCCCCTTTTTCCTGCGCTTTGCTACCTACTTAGGGGCCAACCCCTACCGGGCCCCGGCGGTGCTGCACAACATCGCCTGGGTGGAGCTGGGGCTGGGCGTGTTTCACCTGGCCGGGGGGATGCGAGCCCTGGCCGATAGCCTCTTCCGGCTGGCCCTAGCCCAGGGTGTGCAGTTTGCCTTTGGGCACAGGGTATTGCAGATGCAACGCTTGCCGGGCCGCGTGGGCGCGCTGCAAACCGACCAGGGCTGGCACCGCGCCGACCTGTATATCTCGGCTGCCGACCGGCACTTCACCCTAAAGTGGCTGGGCCTGCCCCTGCCGGGCTATGCCCTGGGGGTCTCGGGCTTTGCGCTGCTACTTAAGCTGGCCGAGGCGGTACCGCTGGGCCACCACATCTATTTTTCGTCGGACTACCGGGCCGAGTGGCAGATGATCGCCGCCGGACGCTGGCCGCAAGACCCCACCCTGTACCTGCATACCGACGGCGAGACTGCCTTCTTGCTGGTGAACGCACCCCCGATGGGCCAAACAGAGCCCCCAGAAGCCGAGGACTACGCCCGGCTACTGCTGGACAAGCTCGCCCGGGTGCACCCCCTGCCCATTGCGGCCTGGCGGGCCATGAGCCCCCAGGACTACAGCCTGACCGCCTACCGTGGGGCTTTGTACGGGCGGGTGCCGCATGGCCTGCTGGGGGCCTTGCGGCCTGGCTGGGGGGTGGCGGGTCTGCGCAATTTCGCGCAGGTGGGCGGAACGGTTCACCCTGGCGGGGGTGTGCCGCTCTCCATGCTTTCGGGCTGGAACGGGGCAGGCTGGCTCCTGGATAGAACGCTTGGGGGAGGTGGGCGTGAGCCTTAA
- a CDS encoding cytochrome P450, whose amino-acid sequence MSLKGRVSTGKAGLRGLPQPKGHPWGPFAHLPRWAGEPLALLEEGAALGPIFALGLGRPAVVGYSPEWNRRLLGDLETFRSKGSFSSLVPYLNGGIITTDAPAHRVKRQELNPHFHARALGGLEARIRTALQEIRPQGVFEASRWASEVAQTSLNVAYFEGQFPRAELARFLAPLKQPFPAPLWPRPLLFARMRRRIGEMQARGLGLAAHLPLEEVLIGLAAGYDTTAHTLAWALWHAACYPDWHHPAGHPLLVKETLRLYPPGFIGSRRVARALEFEGVLIPRGVLALYSPYLTHRHPDLWQNPLVFDPARFEGRIPAWGYLPFGGGERICLGMHFAQMVLGVALSLFGPLEPLQGDPQPKPGLTLAPRGALWLRAVE is encoded by the coding sequence GTGAGCCTTAAGGGCCGCGTTTCAACCGGGAAGGCCGGGCTGCGCGGGCTGCCCCAACCCAAAGGCCATCCCTGGGGGCCTTTTGCCCACCTGCCGCGCTGGGCAGGGGAGCCACTGGCCTTGCTCGAGGAAGGGGCGGCCCTGGGGCCCATCTTTGCCCTGGGCCTGGGCCGTCCGGCGGTGGTGGGGTACAGCCCCGAGTGGAACCGGCGGCTGCTTGGCGACCTGGAAACCTTTCGTTCCAAAGGCAGCTTTTCCAGCCTGGTGCCCTACCTGAACGGCGGCATCATCACCACCGATGCCCCCGCACACAGAGTCAAGCGCCAGGAACTCAACCCCCATTTCCACGCCAGGGCCCTGGGGGGGCTCGAGGCCCGTATCCGCACGGCCTTGCAAGAAATCCGCCCCCAGGGCGTGTTCGAGGCCAGCCGCTGGGCCTCGGAGGTGGCCCAGACCAGCCTCAATGTGGCCTACTTTGAGGGGCAGTTTCCCAGGGCCGAGCTGGCCCGGTTCCTGGCACCGCTCAAACAGCCCTTTCCTGCTCCCCTGTGGCCGCGGCCCCTGCTTTTTGCCCGGATGCGCCGCCGAATAGGGGAGATGCAGGCGCGGGGTTTGGGGCTGGCCGCCCATCTGCCGTTGGAAGAAGTCCTGATCGGGCTGGCGGCCGGCTACGACACCACCGCCCACACCCTGGCCTGGGCCCTGTGGCACGCGGCCTGCTACCCCGACTGGCATCACCCGGCGGGGCATCCCCTGCTCGTCAAGGAGACCCTGCGCCTGTACCCGCCGGGCTTTATCGGGAGCCGCCGGGTGGCGCGGGCCCTCGAGTTCGAGGGAGTCCTCATCCCCCGAGGTGTGCTGGCGCTTTACAGCCCCTACCTGACCCACCGCCACCCCGACCTGTGGCAGAACCCCCTGGTGTTTGACCCGGCGCGCTTCGAGGGCCGCATTCCAGCCTGGGGGTATCTGCCTTTTGGTGGGGGGGAGCGCATCTGTTTGGGGATGCACTTTGCCCAGATGGTGCTGGGGGTGGCCCTTTCGCTCTTTGGGCCGCTCGAGCCCCTGCAAGGCGACCCCCAGCCCAAACCCGGCCTAACCCTGGCCCCCAGGGGTGCGCTGTGGCTGCGGGCAGTGGAGTAA
- a CDS encoding transposase translates to MSITPLATYLEAMLVSVDNQSCSGLADGFDSESISHDWFQRTLKDSKVCSLYQDLVNKLGLEGGYLLLDDTILEKHTLGIEGICKLLDTKTGGFILGLSVVLLCWSDGKKTIPLAFLPYTKGKSKHDLAVELLGQAKEWGLTPKYTLFDAWYASQKVLKTVIRLGWHFVTRLRKNRYLDGKQLKTRCRHPHWHTIGKLKGGIEVKVFRRGSKFYATSDTSLEWKTVKKLYKIRAEIEEVFRVLKQECGWQGVQQRNINTYSHHLTFGLLAYHYLQRLKLQTRSGVFVLRRRLISRKLTLNRDDLIAFLDTAA, encoded by the coding sequence ATGAGTATAACCCCGTTGGCGACGTACTTGGAAGCGATGCTGGTGTCAGTAGATAACCAAAGTTGTAGCGGTTTAGCAGACGGCTTCGATAGCGAATCAATCTCCCACGATTGGTTCCAACGAACACTCAAAGACAGTAAGGTGTGCTCGTTGTACCAAGACTTGGTCAACAAGTTGGGTTTAGAGGGGGGATACTTGCTCCTAGATGACACCATCTTGGAGAAACACACCCTCGGGATAGAAGGCATCTGCAAGCTGCTGGACACCAAAACGGGTGGATTCATCTTGGGGTTGAGTGTAGTCTTGTTGTGCTGGAGTGATGGAAAGAAGACCATCCCACTGGCTTTTCTGCCCTACACCAAAGGCAAGAGCAAGCACGATCTAGCGGTTGAGTTACTCGGGCAAGCCAAGGAATGGGGTCTAACTCCGAAGTACACCTTGTTTGATGCCTGGTATGCCAGCCAGAAAGTCCTCAAGACGGTGATACGTTTGGGATGGCACTTTGTCACCCGGCTTAGGAAGAATCGCTATCTGGATGGCAAGCAGCTCAAGACCCGCTGTCGTCACCCCCACTGGCACACCATCGGCAAGCTCAAAGGCGGAATCGAGGTCAAGGTTTTTCGCAGGGGTAGTAAGTTCTATGCCACCAGCGATACCTCACTGGAGTGGAAGACCGTCAAAAAGCTCTACAAGATACGGGCTGAGATCGAGGAGGTTTTCCGAGTGCTCAAGCAGGAGTGTGGCTGGCAGGGGGTACAACAACGCAACATCAACACCTACAGCCACCACCTGACCTTCGGCCTATTGGCCTACCACTACCTCCAAAGGCTCAAGCTTCAGACCCGTTCTGGAGTCTTTGTACTCCGTCGCAGGCTCATTTCTCGCAAGTTGACCCTCAATCGAGATGACCTCATCGCCTTCCTGGACACCGCTGCTTGA
- a CDS encoding haloacid dehalogenase type II, whose protein sequence is MRNLSELWRRKQLEYTWLLSLMGQYQDFWTVTRKALHHSCSALVLPLSADHQAQLLESYLALEPYPEVPPVLRRLSGRFPLAILSNGTEEMLSKLLHHNRLEGYFSQILSVESVKTYKPHPKAYDLAVRAFFASPAEIVFVSSNGWDVAGAKAFGFRVAWCNRTAAAPETHAPEPDWMVGNLEELESLLL, encoded by the coding sequence TTGCGTAACTTGAGTGAGCTGTGGCGCAGGAAGCAGCTCGAGTACACCTGGCTGTTGTCCTTGATGGGACAGTACCAGGATTTCTGGACGGTCACCCGCAAGGCCCTGCACCATTCCTGCAGTGCCTTGGTTTTGCCCCTGAGCGCCGATCACCAAGCGCAATTGCTGGAAAGCTACCTGGCCCTGGAACCCTACCCCGAGGTGCCTCCGGTGCTGCGACGCCTCTCCGGACGCTTTCCGCTGGCCATTCTGTCCAATGGAACCGAGGAGATGCTGAGTAAACTGCTACACCACAACCGCCTGGAAGGCTATTTCAGCCAAATCCTTAGCGTCGAGAGCGTCAAAACCTACAAGCCCCACCCAAAAGCCTACGACCTGGCTGTCCGGGCCTTTTTCGCAAGCCCCGCAGAGATTGTTTTTGTTTCGTCCAACGGCTGGGATGTGGCCGGGGCCAAGGCATTTGGTTTCAGGGTTGCCTGGTGCAACCGCACGGCTGCGGCGCCCGAGACCCATGCCCCCGAGCCCGACTGGATGGTGGGGAACCTCGAGGAACTCGAGTCCCTCCTACTCTGA
- a CDS encoding acyl-CoA thioesterase: MSEARTLELVFPEHANPGGNAFGGFVLGLMDKVGSYAAIRRARKRCVTVRVGEVVFEVPIKVGDLLEVVAKVVRVGRTSLTVEVEVYRENLREPKVLATKGNLTYVAVDEQGRPTPVDTASE; this comes from the coding sequence ATGAGTGAAGCCCGCACCCTTGAACTGGTTTTCCCCGAACACGCCAACCCTGGTGGCAACGCCTTTGGTGGTTTTGTCCTGGGCCTGATGGACAAAGTGGGCTCCTATGCGGCCATTCGCCGTGCTCGCAAACGCTGTGTGACGGTGCGGGTGGGCGAGGTGGTATTCGAGGTGCCCATCAAGGTAGGCGACCTGCTGGAAGTGGTGGCCAAAGTCGTGCGGGTCGGTCGCACCTCGCTAACGGTTGAGGTGGAGGTGTACCGCGAGAACCTGCGCGAGCCCAAGGTGCTGGCCACTAAAGGCAACCTGACCTATGTGGCCGTTGACGAGCAGGGCAGACCAACCCCCGTGGATACGGCATCAGAGTAG
- a CDS encoding Glu/Leu/Phe/Val dehydrogenase translates to MPLRNAYRPPGDSSLWDSFLRRLETTIQVAKIHPATIQYLTHPKRMVGVSLPVVMDDGGVRNFTAYRVIHNIARGPALGGVRYHPEVGLGQTCGMAAWMTLKSAVFGLPFGGSAGGVAVEPAKLSRRELERLSRRYVTELIELIGPDEDVLAPDVGTNATVMAWFQDTFTMTRGQTTLSAVTGKPTQLGGVAVRDEGGGQGLVYTLADLAKVRGWPVAGASVAIQGFGQVGSAVARYAVKEGLKVVAVSTSRGGVYNPEGLDVAALEQHYAQNGHLEGFPEAKFITNHELLTLKVNYLVPAAIEGVIHEHNARQIAAEVVIEGANGAITPEAEYLLKLQGVQVVPDILANGGGLVLSYLEWVQDLSMLFFEEAEVQQKLREFIHQSLQAVLERAKPLQGDLRAGAYALALERINEATRLRGVYP, encoded by the coding sequence ATGCCACTCAGAAACGCCTACCGCCCCCCTGGAGACTCGAGCCTGTGGGATAGTTTTTTACGCCGCCTCGAGACCACCATCCAGGTAGCCAAGATTCATCCCGCCACCATCCAGTACCTGACCCACCCCAAGCGGATGGTGGGCGTCTCGCTACCGGTGGTCATGGATGACGGAGGGGTGCGCAACTTTACGGCCTACCGGGTCATTCACAACATCGCCCGCGGGCCCGCGCTCGGGGGGGTGCGCTACCACCCCGAGGTGGGGTTAGGCCAGACCTGCGGCATGGCCGCCTGGATGACCCTGAAGTCGGCAGTGTTTGGCCTGCCTTTTGGCGGCTCGGCCGGGGGTGTGGCAGTGGAGCCCGCCAAGCTATCGAGGCGGGAGCTCGAGCGCCTTTCGCGCCGTTATGTGACCGAGCTTATCGAGCTCATCGGGCCGGACGAAGACGTACTGGCCCCCGATGTGGGCACCAACGCCACCGTGATGGCCTGGTTCCAGGACACTTTCACCATGACCCGCGGCCAGACCACTCTCAGCGCCGTGACCGGCAAGCCCACCCAGCTTGGTGGGGTGGCCGTGCGGGACGAGGGCGGCGGGCAGGGCCTGGTATACACCCTGGCCGACCTGGCCAAGGTCAGGGGCTGGCCGGTAGCCGGGGCCAGCGTGGCCATTCAGGGTTTTGGGCAGGTAGGGAGTGCGGTGGCCCGGTATGCGGTCAAGGAGGGGCTGAAGGTGGTGGCGGTCTCCACCAGCCGGGGTGGGGTGTACAACCCCGAGGGGCTGGACGTGGCGGCCCTCGAGCAACACTACGCCCAGAACGGCCATCTCGAGGGCTTCCCCGAGGCCAAATTCATCACCAACCACGAGCTGCTCACGCTCAAGGTCAACTACCTGGTTCCCGCGGCCATCGAGGGCGTGATTCACGAGCACAATGCCCGGCAAATTGCCGCCGAGGTGGTGATCGAGGGGGCCAACGGGGCCATCACCCCCGAGGCCGAGTACCTGCTCAAGCTGCAAGGTGTTCAGGTGGTGCCCGACATCCTTGCCAACGGCGGGGGTCTGGTGCTCTCGTACCTCGAGTGGGTACAGGATCTCTCCATGCTCTTCTTCGAGGAAGCAGAGGTACAACAAAAACTCCGTGAGTTTATCCACCAGAGCTTGCAGGCGGTGCTCGAGCGGGCGAAGCCCCTCCAGGGCGACCTGCGGGCCGGTGCTTATGCCCTGGCCCTCGAGCGCATCAACGAGGCCACCCGCCTGCGGGGCGTGTATCCATAA
- a CDS encoding Glu/Leu/Phe/Val dehydrogenase, with the protein MKSEPLSYLCSDNIGPWEIYLAQVDRVTPYLGKLAFWVEDLKRPKRILIVDVPVQMDDGSVAHFEGYRVHHNTFRGPAKGGIRYHQDVTLSEVMALSAWMTIKNAAVGLPYGGGKGGIRVDPRKLSPGEIERLTRRYTSEIGIIIGPDKDIPAPDMGTGAREMAWMMDTYSMNVGRTAPGVVTGKPIAVGGSLGRQDATGRGVFVTAAAAAEKIGLPVAGSRVAVQGFGNVGNAAARIFHDHGARIVAVSDVTGGIRNDGGIDPYDLTAYVRQMGGVKGYPKAEPIPAAEVLTTPCEFLVPAALEKQITEANAWKVQCKIVAEGANGPTTPAADDILAERGILVIPDVIANAGGVTVSYFEWVQDFNSFFWTEDEINARLERLMRQSFEAVWQVAQDKKVTLRTAAYIVAATRVLEARSLLGLYP; encoded by the coding sequence ATGAAATCTGAACCCCTTTCCTATCTTTGCAGCGACAATATCGGCCCCTGGGAAATCTATCTGGCCCAGGTGGATCGCGTCACCCCCTACCTGGGCAAACTGGCTTTCTGGGTCGAAGACCTCAAACGACCCAAACGCATCCTGATTGTCGACGTGCCCGTCCAGATGGACGACGGCTCGGTAGCCCACTTCGAAGGCTACCGGGTTCACCACAACACCTTCCGCGGCCCGGCCAAAGGCGGTATCCGCTATCACCAGGACGTCACCCTTTCCGAGGTGATGGCCCTCTCGGCCTGGATGACCATCAAAAACGCCGCGGTGGGGCTGCCCTACGGGGGCGGTAAGGGCGGCATCCGGGTAGACCCCCGCAAACTCAGCCCTGGCGAGATCGAGCGCCTGACCCGGCGCTACACCTCCGAGATTGGCATCATCATTGGCCCGGACAAGGACATCCCCGCCCCCGATATGGGCACCGGGGCTCGTGAGATGGCCTGGATGATGGATACCTACTCCATGAACGTGGGCCGCACCGCGCCGGGGGTGGTTACTGGCAAACCTATTGCGGTGGGTGGCTCACTGGGGCGGCAGGATGCCACCGGGCGCGGGGTGTTTGTGACCGCTGCTGCCGCTGCAGAAAAAATCGGGCTGCCCGTGGCGGGTAGCCGGGTTGCGGTGCAGGGCTTCGGCAACGTGGGCAACGCCGCCGCCCGCATCTTCCACGACCACGGGGCCAGAATTGTGGCGGTCTCGGATGTCACCGGCGGTATTCGTAACGATGGCGGCATCGATCCCTACGACCTCACCGCCTACGTTCGGCAGATGGGTGGCGTGAAGGGCTACCCCAAAGCCGAGCCCATTCCGGCCGCCGAGGTGCTCACCACCCCCTGTGAGTTCCTGGTTCCGGCTGCCCTGGAAAAACAAATCACCGAGGCCAACGCCTGGAAGGTGCAGTGCAAAATTGTGGCCGAGGGCGCCAACGGTCCCACCACCCCCGCCGCCGACGATATCCTGGCCGAGCGCGGGATTCTGGTGATACCCGATGTGATCGCCAATGCCGGTGGCGTAACGGTGAGCTACTTCGAGTGGGTGCAGGATTTCAACAGCTTCTTCTGGACGGAAGACGAGATCAACGCCCGGCTCGAGCGCCTCATGCGCCAGTCCTTCGAGGCAGTTTGGCAGGTAGCGCAGGACAAAAAAGTCACCCTGCGCACTGCGGCCTACATTGTAGCCGCCACACGGGTGCTCGAGGCCCGCTCGCTGCTGGGTCTGTATCCGTAA
- a CDS encoding GNAT family N-acetyltransferase — translation MTLSNTWPRHGKVTLKPFTEALTETEWRRFYECFRDPEIAEWNGSRPLRMPLWLFKRVVMGEVSRGDRVGFGILDENGEWLGTVELYEMNHSEATLGILIGAKNRWGQGYGTDAVKAVLEYAFLTLRLQKVKLRTYKHNLRAQRAFEKAGFRHIATPPAPTPRFNFGLAPKAEFVPMEITKEDWEGV, via the coding sequence GTGACGCTCAGCAACACCTGGCCTCGTCATGGAAAGGTAACCCTCAAACCCTTTACCGAAGCCCTCACTGAAACCGAGTGGCGGCGGTTTTATGAATGCTTCCGTGACCCGGAAATTGCCGAGTGGAACGGGAGCCGTCCACTCAGAATGCCGTTATGGCTTTTTAAGCGGGTGGTGATGGGCGAGGTTAGCCGGGGTGATCGGGTAGGGTTTGGCATCCTGGACGAGAACGGCGAGTGGTTGGGTACCGTGGAGCTCTACGAGATGAACCACAGCGAGGCCACGCTTGGCATCCTGATAGGAGCCAAGAACCGCTGGGGCCAGGGCTATGGCACCGATGCGGTCAAGGCGGTGCTGGAGTATGCTTTCCTCACCCTTCGGCTGCAAAAGGTCAAGCTGCGCACCTACAAACACAACCTTCGGGCCCAGCGTGCCTTTGAAAAAGCAGGTTTCCGCCATATAGCGACCCCTCCTGCTCCAACACCGCGCTTTAATTTCGGCCTGGCGCCCAAGGCCGAATTTGTGCCGATGGAAATTACCAAAGAAGACTGGGAGGGTGTTTGA
- a CDS encoding polyprenyl synthetase family protein, with protein sequence MSIKDFTPDLSILLEAFELRLREVVRSEVEFVQLIEEDLVTAGGKRVRPRLVFLASNALGGVPNAMELALAVELLHSASLLHDDLVDDAETRRGKEAAFRKYGNAVSVLSGDYLLSRLMALLAQTGHMELVAMFAETARQLSEAEVLQFQVAALHDYSLENYERIIDGKTASVMRVACEGAAVLGDAPPAQREALARFGSFYGQAFQMRDDYLDLMGTAEVLGKPAGGDVREGKVTLITLRLLEAYPEEVGAIFKRRAAEPGDIARLQELAVLSGADLEVTEAIAARVEQAVAALHGLPHSIYRDELESLAKRELVRVN encoded by the coding sequence ATGAGCATCAAGGACTTTACCCCCGACCTATCCATCTTGCTAGAAGCTTTTGAGCTGCGCCTGCGCGAGGTGGTGCGCTCGGAGGTGGAGTTCGTCCAGCTCATCGAAGAAGACCTGGTCACCGCGGGGGGCAAGCGGGTGCGCCCCCGGCTGGTTTTTTTGGCCAGCAATGCCCTGGGGGGCGTGCCAAACGCCATGGAGCTGGCCCTGGCGGTGGAGCTTTTGCACTCGGCCTCGCTCCTGCACGACGACCTCGTAGACGACGCCGAGACCCGGCGCGGCAAGGAGGCCGCCTTTCGCAAATACGGCAACGCGGTCTCGGTGCTCTCGGGCGACTACCTGCTCTCGAGGCTGATGGCTTTGTTGGCCCAGACCGGGCATATGGAGCTGGTGGCTATGTTCGCCGAGACCGCCCGGCAGCTCTCCGAGGCCGAGGTGTTGCAGTTTCAGGTGGCCGCCCTGCACGACTATTCGCTGGAGAACTACGAGCGGATTATTGACGGCAAAACCGCCTCGGTGATGCGGGTGGCCTGCGAGGGGGCTGCGGTGCTGGGGGATGCGCCCCCGGCACAGCGCGAGGCCCTGGCCCGTTTTGGCTCGTTCTACGGTCAGGCCTTTCAGATGCGCGACGACTACCTGGACTTGATGGGCACAGCCGAGGTGCTGGGCAAGCCCGCCGGCGGGGATGTGCGCGAGGGCAAGGTAACCCTCATCACCCTGCGGCTTCTGGAAGCCTACCCCGAAGAGGTCGGGGCCATCTTCAAGCGCCGGGCCGCTGAACCGGGGGATATCGCCCGTTTGCAGGAGCTGGCAGTGCTTTCGGGAGCCGACCTCGAGGTCACCGAGGCCATCGCTGCCCGGGTGGAGCAAGCCGTCGCAGCCCTCCATGGGCTGCCGCATTCGATCTACCGCGACGAACTAGAAAGCCTGGCGAAGCGTGAGCTGGTGCGGGTGAATTAG
- a CDS encoding IS5 family transposase, which produces MNRRAYPSDVRDEEWALVLPYLTLAPLEAPQRKYDLREVFNALRWMVRTGAQWDYLPHDFPPPHIVQAQAYRWMNRGVFEDLVHDLRMTLRMLQGKAAHPSAAIYDARTLQSTPQSGERAGYDGYKRRKGSKVHLAVDTLGHLLALVVTAASEQERAQVGALSQQVQEVTGEQVEVAFVDQGYTGEEAAQAAEAEGIALCVVKVEGAKRGFVLLPKRWVVERSFAWTSRFRRLARDYERLAETLRGWHWLAFSILMTAKTVELLRTAS; this is translated from the coding sequence ATGAACCGCCGTGCTTACCCATCGGACGTCCGTGATGAGGAATGGGCTCTGGTGCTGCCCTATTTGACCCTCGCCCCGCTGGAAGCACCCCAGCGCAAGTACGACCTGCGCGAAGTGTTCAACGCCCTGCGCTGGATGGTTCGAACCGGTGCTCAGTGGGACTACCTGCCCCACGACTTCCCACCCCCCCATATCGTTCAGGCGCAAGCCTACCGCTGGATGAACCGGGGGGTCTTCGAAGACCTGGTACACGACCTGCGCATGACCCTGCGAATGCTCCAGGGCAAAGCCGCCCATCCCAGCGCTGCCATCTACGATGCTCGCACCCTACAGTCCACCCCGCAAAGTGGGGAGCGGGCCGGATACGATGGGTACAAACGACGCAAGGGAAGCAAAGTTCACCTGGCGGTAGATACCCTGGGGCATCTGCTGGCCCTGGTAGTAACGGCGGCCAGTGAACAGGAACGGGCCCAGGTGGGAGCCCTCAGTCAACAGGTGCAGGAAGTGACGGGGGAGCAGGTGGAAGTGGCCTTTGTGGATCAGGGTTACACTGGGGAGGAAGCGGCACAAGCGGCAGAGGCGGAAGGCATCGCCCTGTGTGTGGTCAAGGTGGAAGGGGCCAAACGAGGATTCGTGCTGCTGCCGAAGCGTTGGGTGGTGGAACGTTCGTTTGCCTGGACATCCCGGTTTCGCAGGCTGGCGCGAGACTATGAGCGGCTGGCTGAGACCTTGCGAGGTTGGCACTGGTTGGCTTTTTCGATTCTGATGACAGCGAAAACTGTGGAGCTTTTACGAACAGCTAGTTAG